A window of Gimesia sp. contains these coding sequences:
- a CDS encoding NAD(P)-binding domain-containing protein, with product MTGTEPQPEAKTNLKRLAIIGGGSSGLISLKNALESLNEWEIICYEKSDRIIGCWGNPYPGFVSTSTKYTTQFSCFAPFDANVNPDGGTSRSEFFRNDEYGQYLEQFAEKFSLHGNILTQHRVDRISRNVDRDGWELLITDLKEEPSESSTEYFDCVILCTGLTAQPVQIDCQIKMLPVSELNHPNGLGHITAQRIVVIGGGESAVDYANRLAQPELNNKVFLSLRSGIRVSPRYHPIRGVPSDFLRNRLMLSIHENIRNWIGQRFVELRIRYQETFRRLFPAKKMDDSSSSEIDQNAREIRKEWAFKLTKAAKDDLFNMFHNKSDDFLDAVGAGRITIVGPPDDNQFNVFRSFDSDQEERIEPTLVVPAVGFQERLSELSEGQIQLSDFYLGCVHATYPDLYLVGFARPIIGNIPSISEVQARYICGLIAETFPRPADIETLHRADAISRKVRFKHLRLESIYPVEMFPYCDQLARLMNTFPTLSSIGSLPAWYRMQLTPATTLHYDYRDKPALEEFGSTPVYMPKSLILILLLIKPFDLVYRAFRKLFQRKP from the coding sequence ATGACTGGCACCGAACCACAACCAGAGGCGAAAACGAACCTGAAAAGACTGGCCATCATTGGTGGTGGAAGTAGCGGTCTGATCAGTCTCAAGAATGCTCTCGAATCTCTCAACGAATGGGAGATCATCTGTTATGAGAAGTCGGATCGCATCATCGGGTGCTGGGGAAATCCCTACCCGGGTTTCGTGTCGACTTCCACCAAATACACCACGCAATTTTCATGCTTTGCTCCCTTTGATGCCAATGTGAATCCGGATGGTGGAACCAGTCGATCTGAATTTTTTCGGAATGATGAATATGGTCAATACCTGGAGCAATTTGCAGAAAAGTTCTCTCTGCATGGAAATATCCTCACACAACATCGCGTGGACAGGATTTCTCGCAATGTTGATCGAGATGGCTGGGAATTATTGATTACTGACCTGAAGGAAGAACCGTCAGAATCAAGCACAGAATATTTTGATTGTGTAATCCTCTGTACTGGACTGACTGCTCAGCCAGTGCAAATAGACTGTCAAATCAAGATGTTGCCTGTTTCCGAACTGAATCATCCCAACGGCCTTGGGCATATAACAGCTCAACGTATTGTGGTCATCGGTGGTGGAGAATCTGCCGTTGATTATGCCAATCGACTTGCGCAGCCTGAGCTGAATAATAAAGTCTTTTTGTCATTAAGGTCGGGGATTCGAGTCAGCCCCAGATATCATCCCATTCGCGGAGTGCCATCGGACTTTTTGAGAAATCGATTGATGCTATCGATTCACGAAAATATTCGAAACTGGATCGGCCAACGTTTCGTCGAATTGCGAATCCGCTACCAGGAGACATTCCGCCGTCTATTTCCTGCCAAAAAAATGGATGATTCATCGTCCTCTGAAATAGATCAGAATGCACGTGAGATCCGAAAAGAGTGGGCCTTTAAACTTACGAAAGCAGCAAAAGATGACTTGTTCAATATGTTTCACAACAAGAGCGATGATTTTTTAGATGCGGTCGGAGCAGGCAGAATCACCATTGTCGGACCTCCTGATGATAATCAGTTCAATGTGTTTCGCAGTTTTGATTCCGATCAGGAGGAGCGTATCGAGCCGACACTCGTTGTTCCGGCAGTGGGGTTCCAGGAGAGGCTGAGTGAATTGTCGGAAGGACAGATTCAACTTTCAGACTTTTACCTGGGCTGCGTACATGCAACCTATCCGGATTTGTACCTTGTCGGTTTTGCACGTCCGATTATTGGGAACATCCCATCCATCAGTGAGGTGCAGGCACGTTATATTTGCGGATTAATTGCCGAAACATTTCCTCGTCCTGCTGATATCGAGACACTGCATCGAGCAGATGCGATCAGCAGAAAAGTTCGCTTTAAGCACTTAAGACTGGAGTCCATTTACCCGGTGGAGATGTTTCCTTATTGCGATCAGTTAGCCAGATTGATGAATACGTTCCCCACGTTGTCTTCCATCGGCTCATTGCCTGCCTGGTATCGAATGCAGCTGACTCCAGCTACTACACTGCATTACGACTATCGTGATAAGCCAGCATTAGAAGAGTTTGGCTCCACTCCTGTCTATATGCCCAAGTCGTTAATCCTGATCCTGCTGTTGATCAAGCCATTCGACCTCGTGTACCGAGCTTTTAGAAAATTGTTCCAGCGAAAACCCTAA
- a CDS encoding Na-translocating system protein MpsC family protein: MNYSPVTVTAQVAHSVRNFQQQHTGHAPKSVTVVLSNGTMVVTLHETLTPEEKVLCSTDEGEAQIRDFHRKLIRLSLGPLQEEVEQITGNVLREILVEVESETGAVIYVFTTGCMLQVFKLAGGLSSEVWGESEPDSV; the protein is encoded by the coding sequence ATGAACTATTCCCCAGTCACCGTTACTGCACAAGTGGCTCATTCCGTTCGCAATTTTCAACAACAACATACCGGGCATGCTCCGAAATCGGTGACGGTTGTTCTCAGTAATGGAACAATGGTAGTCACGCTGCATGAGACGCTTACTCCTGAAGAGAAGGTTCTTTGTAGCACCGACGAGGGGGAAGCCCAGATCCGTGACTTTCATCGTAAGTTAATCAGATTGTCACTAGGACCGTTGCAGGAAGAAGTAGAGCAAATTACCGGGAATGTCTTACGCGAAATTCTTGTGGAAGTCGAATCGGAAACTGGAGCTGTCATATATGTCTTCACAACTGGATGCATGCTACAAGTGTTTAAGCTTGCCGGCGGTTTATCCTCTGAGGTATGGGGGGAAAGCGAACCAGATTCAGTCTGA
- a CDS encoding protein kinase has translation MTLSRNQFLSLLDESGIFSAKDVIALQETQDDSSETALDLAKTLVKNKKLNEFQIKMILQHKGDRLVLGDYLILREIGAGGMGKVYLAEHRRMKRKVALKTLPTKIALDEESIGRFQREVQAAAKLSHPNIVTAYDAGEAKGISYFVMEYVDGINLSDLIKEHGVLQVDVAVNYIIQAAKGLGFAHSEGIIHRDIKPANLLLDLKGTVKILDMGLARIDNLEPSEVPATQLTESGSVKGTLDYMSPEQAQNTHAADARSDIYSLGCSLYYLLTSRVMYPADSFVKKILAHLEQPIPSIQKQRPEVPDELEAIFHKMVSKEPVERYNSTAELIEALESIPFDQSSQTEQPQQEPIQIQPGPRKIVLDEDLSTLFSLYKDDECFSEYGRICLDSTVMQPKARYPFMRWLLPLGFLALLWWAFSNQHLFFSPLKNPAKTATGAPEKAVSNPADKKSTSPVNPADNDRAAASRALELGGVVEISVDEEPQVIEQISDLPTGNFQTRKILLHENKQILDEDLKWFCYLKNLETLDLYDTNITDMGISHLKALPALSKIDLYNTKTGDTSLEQLSQFGTLRSITMQHTAVSSEGLKYLSGLSSLDSLNLGNTGINDSGLTHLKSLAGLQWLQLSFTNVTDSGLLYLQDLKSLRELYLTETQVTDDGKNLLMEALPECSIMQ, from the coding sequence ATGACATTATCCCGCAACCAATTTCTGTCACTACTGGATGAAAGCGGTATTTTTTCCGCTAAGGATGTCATTGCACTTCAAGAGACACAGGACGACTCTTCCGAAACCGCCCTGGATCTGGCAAAGACACTGGTCAAGAATAAGAAGCTCAATGAGTTTCAAATCAAGATGATCCTGCAACACAAAGGTGACCGGCTCGTGTTGGGCGACTATCTGATATTGCGCGAGATTGGTGCGGGGGGGATGGGGAAGGTCTATCTGGCAGAGCATCGCCGGATGAAGCGAAAGGTGGCACTGAAAACGCTTCCCACTAAAATTGCCCTGGATGAAGAATCGATTGGTCGGTTCCAGCGGGAAGTCCAGGCGGCGGCGAAATTGTCTCACCCCAATATCGTGACCGCGTATGACGCCGGGGAAGCCAAGGGGATCTCTTATTTTGTGATGGAGTATGTTGATGGAATCAATCTGTCAGACCTCATCAAAGAACATGGCGTCCTGCAGGTTGATGTCGCCGTTAACTATATCATCCAGGCGGCTAAGGGCCTGGGGTTTGCTCACTCCGAAGGAATTATTCATCGAGACATCAAGCCTGCCAACCTGTTGCTGGATCTGAAGGGCACTGTCAAAATCCTGGATATGGGGCTGGCACGAATCGACAATCTAGAGCCTAGTGAGGTGCCGGCCACGCAGCTGACAGAATCGGGAAGTGTGAAGGGGACACTCGACTATATGTCACCGGAGCAGGCTCAGAATACACACGCTGCGGATGCACGCTCTGATATTTATAGCCTTGGTTGTTCCCTTTACTATTTACTGACCAGCAGGGTGATGTATCCGGCTGATTCGTTTGTCAAAAAAATACTCGCTCACCTGGAACAGCCGATCCCCTCGATTCAAAAGCAGCGTCCTGAAGTACCTGACGAACTGGAAGCCATCTTTCATAAAATGGTTAGTAAGGAACCCGTTGAACGATATAATTCAACCGCGGAACTGATTGAAGCACTGGAAAGCATACCCTTTGATCAATCCTCGCAAACAGAACAGCCACAGCAGGAGCCGATTCAGATTCAGCCGGGCCCACGAAAAATTGTGCTGGATGAAGATCTCTCGACACTTTTTTCTCTCTACAAAGATGATGAGTGCTTTTCTGAGTATGGTCGTATCTGTCTTGATTCTACAGTCATGCAACCGAAAGCACGCTACCCATTTATGAGATGGTTGTTGCCCCTCGGCTTTCTGGCGCTGTTGTGGTGGGCATTCTCCAATCAGCATCTGTTTTTCAGTCCGCTCAAGAATCCGGCTAAAACTGCTACCGGTGCACCTGAAAAAGCCGTTTCAAATCCTGCGGACAAAAAAAGTACCAGTCCCGTCAATCCCGCAGATAATGACAGGGCAGCTGCGTCGAGGGCATTGGAATTAGGGGGAGTGGTTGAGATTTCAGTCGATGAAGAGCCGCAGGTCATCGAGCAAATATCTGATCTTCCCACCGGGAATTTTCAAACTAGAAAAATCCTGCTGCATGAAAATAAGCAGATTCTCGATGAAGACCTTAAGTGGTTCTGCTATTTGAAGAATCTTGAGACATTGGATCTCTATGATACGAACATTACCGATATGGGAATCTCACATCTGAAAGCACTGCCAGCGCTAAGCAAGATTGATCTGTACAATACAAAGACAGGTGATACGAGCCTGGAACAATTGAGCCAGTTTGGTACGTTGCGGTCAATTACGATGCAACACACAGCAGTATCGAGTGAAGGTTTAAAATACCTGTCAGGGCTCTCCAGTCTCGACTCTTTAAATCTGGGGAATACTGGGATAAATGATTCCGGCCTGACCCATCTGAAAAGCCTGGCAGGTCTTCAATGGTTACAATTATCTTTTACCAATGTGACGGATTCTGGTTTGCTGTATTTGCAGGATCTGAAGAGTCTGCGCGAACTGTATCTTACCGAAACCCAGGTTACCGATGATGGAAAAAATCTGCTGATGGAAGCGCTCCCCGAATGCAGCATAATGCAGTGA
- a CDS encoding carbon storage regulator, producing the protein MLVLTRKVTEQIRISQHIVLEVIRVQVRKVKLGIECPRKIKVRRNEVPLDILEVETVSPREVYTIL; encoded by the coding sequence ATGCTTGTACTTACCCGTAAGGTCACTGAACAGATACGTATTTCGCAGCATATTGTACTTGAAGTGATCCGAGTCCAGGTGAGGAAAGTGAAATTGGGAATTGAATGTCCCCGCAAAATAAAGGTCCGGCGAAATGAAGTTCCTCTTGATATATTAGAGGTGGAAACGGTTTCTCCGAGAGAGGTTTATACGATCCTCTAA
- a CDS encoding STAS/SEC14 domain-containing protein translates to MIQYELIQSEGILIVSPVGPLAASDFQKLSEEIDPYIEARGRLHGLLIDANKFSGWDDFAGLIDHLKFVESHHKKNEKVAVLSDDRFLSAVPTFADHFIQAEIKHFPHSEKEEALRWLKVATKTLS, encoded by the coding sequence ATGATTCAATACGAACTCATACAATCCGAAGGTATACTGATCGTGTCTCCTGTAGGACCGTTAGCAGCATCCGATTTTCAGAAGCTTTCTGAAGAGATCGATCCTTATATTGAAGCGCGTGGCAGATTGCATGGATTGTTAATTGATGCAAATAAGTTTTCTGGCTGGGATGATTTTGCCGGCCTGATTGATCACCTGAAGTTTGTCGAAAGCCATCACAAAAAAAACGAAAAAGTCGCAGTACTGAGCGACGACAGATTTTTATCAGCAGTCCCTACATTTGCTGATCATTTCATTCAGGCAGAGATCAAACATTTTCCTCATTCAGAAAAGGAAGAAGCACTTCGCTGGCTCAAGGTTGCCACGAAGACGTTGTCATGA
- a CDS encoding 3-oxoacyl-[acyl-carrier-protein] synthase III C-terminal domain-containing protein — protein MTCYITRTASYLPGPAVENDEIERFIGSLDGEAETKAKILSMNGIVRRHYAQDHSQQKTHDVYGLGSKVAQQCLSEYKAADSITYLAAGTTYTPLAAPGFASILHHRLGTDGFLDYPVEISSHAGICSSASNAMVAAIRSIAAGHHRTALCVGAEHASEILKSSVIQPIDDRSQHDNLRNSRWFMSIFLRFMLSDGAGAFLLQDRPDSERISLRVNWTHSMSFAHEAPLCMKLEGRTALLSQDLSVLSSYLVPLATKFLEIALETHRDSLDTYSTILPHMSSYFFRRKMERVIASHSSNPKNPVPYWTNLATAGNTGSASIYIMLDQFLRENELRDGDRILLFIPESGQFNFVLVSLTVVQP, from the coding sequence ATGACCTGTTATATTACACGGACAGCCTCTTACCTCCCGGGTCCTGCAGTAGAAAACGACGAAATAGAGCGGTTTATCGGATCGCTTGATGGTGAAGCAGAGACGAAAGCCAAAATCTTATCGATGAACGGGATCGTCCGCCGTCATTATGCACAGGACCACTCACAACAAAAAACACATGATGTTTATGGACTGGGCTCCAAGGTCGCGCAGCAATGCCTGAGTGAGTACAAAGCAGCTGATTCCATTACGTATCTTGCTGCCGGAACTACCTACACACCACTCGCGGCTCCTGGATTTGCATCGATCCTGCACCATCGGCTGGGAACAGATGGCTTTCTGGATTATCCCGTCGAGATCAGTTCGCATGCGGGTATATGCTCATCAGCATCTAATGCCATGGTTGCTGCAATCCGGTCAATCGCTGCAGGCCATCATCGTACCGCTCTTTGTGTGGGTGCAGAACACGCATCAGAAATTTTAAAATCCAGTGTGATTCAACCGATCGACGATCGATCTCAACACGATAATTTACGAAACAGCCGCTGGTTTATGTCCATTTTTTTGCGGTTCATGCTCTCCGATGGCGCCGGGGCTTTTCTGCTGCAAGATCGTCCTGACTCAGAACGAATATCTCTGCGAGTCAACTGGACTCACTCCATGTCGTTTGCCCATGAAGCTCCGCTATGCATGAAACTGGAAGGTCGCACAGCACTGCTGAGCCAGGATCTTTCTGTGTTATCGAGCTACCTGGTTCCGCTGGCAACCAAATTCCTGGAGATCGCCCTCGAAACACATCGCGATTCTCTCGACACTTATTCTACCATTTTGCCCCATATGTCGTCGTATTTCTTTCGTCGTAAAATGGAACGTGTCATCGCCTCTCATTCCAGTAATCCCAAGAATCCGGTTCCCTATTGGACTAATCTTGCAACCGCTGGAAATACCGGTTCCGCGAGCATCTACATTATGCTGGACCAGTTCCTTAGAGAGAATGAGCTGCGAGATGGCGACCGGATTTTGTTGTTCATTCCTGAGTCGGGCCAATTCAATTTTGTGCTTGTCAGTTTGACTGTGGTGCAGCCATGA
- a CDS encoding glycosyltransferase family A protein, with protein MVGGLKLPGEKTGRNPSLEKSVKKNHSCSRVSIIIAARNNERYLAETIESALQQSIPCEVIYSDDNSIDDSLELARQYQSQGLTVLESPRHQGVCETRNRGAAASSGDYLVFLDGDDIMPANYIEEHLKAMRDDTPFVYGPAQAFGDFSIFWDAPEWEGSDIWRNNFVNTSAMWRRKVFEVAGRWREGIKTMWDWDLALRGSRLGVPRRSNATLKYRQHAASWSANNREKTHDQQEAFMPEVRKLNARVAVGSIISGRIPKLFPAWISAVAQATRLLDNSSKPELVLLDNSNDPDFRITIEKEVSRYWSTFQTIKIIPLEERVSHNHQSEEERRDAVSRFMAHACNQLRTHMDGEIHWIIEDDIMVPIQAGADLMQALVSGWTPPNAVSGCYHNRHIPKLYVGGWWNEDAPHEIRDLPADPFQVDYAGTGCLMYWDSRTPRYWSSHHAGIPAHDWNWSMELTGSGGQLLMLPQVCCQHAIDDSSFV; from the coding sequence ATGGTGGGCGGGCTGAAATTACCAGGAGAAAAAACGGGCAGGAATCCGAGCTTAGAAAAGTCTGTAAAGAAAAATCATTCCTGCAGTCGAGTCAGCATTATTATTGCGGCCCGCAATAACGAAAGATATCTGGCAGAAACCATCGAGTCTGCACTTCAGCAATCCATCCCGTGTGAAGTGATTTATTCGGACGACAACAGCATCGACGATTCCCTCGAACTGGCCCGGCAATATCAGTCGCAGGGGTTGACTGTTCTGGAGAGTCCTCGGCATCAGGGAGTCTGTGAAACGCGCAACCGTGGTGCCGCTGCATCTTCGGGGGACTACCTGGTATTTCTGGATGGCGATGACATCATGCCCGCCAATTATATCGAAGAACATTTAAAAGCGATGCGGGATGACACCCCCTTTGTCTATGGACCGGCTCAGGCGTTTGGTGATTTTTCCATCTTCTGGGATGCACCAGAGTGGGAAGGATCTGACATCTGGCGCAACAATTTTGTCAATACTTCGGCAATGTGGCGTCGGAAAGTCTTTGAAGTGGCGGGACGCTGGCGCGAAGGTATCAAAACCATGTGGGACTGGGATCTGGCGTTGCGAGGATCACGCCTGGGAGTTCCCCGACGCAGCAATGCGACGCTCAAATACCGTCAGCATGCGGCTTCCTGGTCGGCAAACAATCGAGAGAAAACCCATGATCAGCAGGAAGCGTTCATGCCGGAAGTACGAAAGCTGAATGCGCGCGTCGCTGTGGGATCGATCATCAGCGGTAGAATTCCCAAGTTGTTTCCCGCCTGGATATCTGCTGTTGCCCAGGCGACACGGCTGCTCGACAACTCCTCAAAACCCGAACTGGTTCTGCTTGATAACAGCAATGATCCCGATTTCCGTATCACGATCGAAAAAGAGGTGAGCCGCTACTGGTCCACTTTTCAGACGATCAAAATTATTCCATTGGAAGAACGCGTCTCTCACAACCATCAGAGCGAAGAGGAACGGCGAGACGCTGTGTCTCGCTTCATGGCCCATGCCTGTAATCAACTTCGCACGCACATGGACGGCGAAATTCATTGGATCATTGAAGACGATATCATGGTCCCTATTCAGGCGGGCGCCGATTTAATGCAGGCTCTTGTTTCAGGCTGGACACCTCCCAACGCGGTGTCTGGCTGTTATCACAATCGCCATATTCCCAAGTTGTATGTTGGCGGCTGGTGGAACGAAGATGCGCCCCACGAAATTAGGGATCTGCCTGCAGATCCGTTTCAAGTCGACTACGCAGGTACTGGCTGTTTAATGTACTGGGATTCCAGAACCCCGCGTTATTGGAGCAGCCATCACGCAGGCATTCCCGCACATGACTGGAACTGGTCAATGGAGTTAACCGGATCAGGGGGGCAGCTGTTGATGTTGCCTCAAGTCTGTTGCCAGCACGCCATTGACGATTCCAGTTTTGTCTGA